The genomic window ACCTGTGGTTAACGAGCTAAAAAACATTGATGTGCAATTGCAGCAACTAGACGACCAAATTCAAAAAAGCAAAATCGTAAACCCAGTAAACGGAACGGTTTTAACCAAATATGCCGAACCAAACGAAGTCACTGCTTTTGGTAAACCATTATACAAAATAGCCGATTTAAGCACCATGCAATTACGCGTGTATGTTAGTGAAACGCAATTGCCAAATCTTAAAATAGGCCAGAATGTAACGGTTAAAATTGATGATAAAGATGATATGAAATCCTACGATGGTACGATTAGTTGGATTGCTTCAGAAGCTGAATTCACACCAAAAATCATTCAAACTAAAGAAGAACGCGTCGCGTTGGTGTATGCCGTAAAAATTGATGTAAAAAACGATGGCAGCCTTAAAATTGGCATGCCAGCCGAAATGTGGCTAAACAACCCAGAATGAGCATAACCGTTAACAACATATCAAAATCGTATAAAAACGTTAAGGCATTACAAAACATTTCCTTTGATATCAATGAAGGCGAATTGTTTGGATTGATTGGTCCTGATGGCGCAGGAAAAACCACGCTTTTTAGGATTCTCACCACCTTGCTTTTTGCTGATGAAGGCACTGCAACTGTTGCTAATTTTGATGTGGTTAAAGATTATAAAAACATCCGGAAAAATGTGGGTTATATGCCAGGGAAATTCTCGTTGTACCAAGATTTAACCGTTGAAGAAAACCTAAATTTCTTCGCCACTATTTTTGGCACAACCATCGAGGAAAACTACGAGTTGGTCAAGGATATTTATGTTCAAATAGAGCCTTTTAAAACCCGACGAGCAGGCAAACTGTCTGGTGGTATGAAACAAAAATTGGCATTGAGTTGTGCGCTCATTCACAAACCAAAAGTTTTGTTTTTAGATGAACCTACAACTGGTGTAGATCCTGTTTCTAGAAAGGAATTTTGGGATATGCTTAAACGCTTACAAAAAAAAGGAATTACCATTTTGGTATCGACACCTTACATGGACGAAGCGGCTTTATGCGATAGAATTGCGCTAATTCAAGATGGTGAAATTTTAG from Winogradskyella sp. MH6 includes these protein-coding regions:
- a CDS encoding ABC transporter ATP-binding protein, whose protein sequence is MSITVNNISKSYKNVKALQNISFDINEGELFGLIGPDGAGKTTLFRILTTLLFADEGTATVANFDVVKDYKNIRKNVGYMPGKFSLYQDLTVEENLNFFATIFGTTIEENYELVKDIYVQIEPFKTRRAGKLSGGMKQKLALSCALIHKPKVLFLDEPTTGVDPVSRKEFWDMLKRLQKKGITILVSTPYMDEAALCDRIALIQDGEILEIDTPKAIVKHFPKQIYNVKTNSMYSLMEALNTYQHTHSAYPFGEFVHYTDSRTDFDTNELKQYLVSKNLSEIHIEKTQPTIEDTFMELAK